The following DNA comes from Synechococcus sp. CC9616.
CCCAATCGATAATGTCGAGCCCTACTTTGATCAATATTCCAGCCAGTAATGCCGTCGGAATCTTGCTGGCTAGCGGTCCTGCGCCCAGCAGTACAACCAGTAGCGCGAGTGAATGGGTCATCCCTGAAATGGGTGTTTGCCCCCCTGAATTGATGTTGATAACAGTGCGCATCGTGGCTCCCGCGCCGGGCAGTCCTGTAAAAAATCCCGCTGCAGCATTGGCCAGTCCCTGGCCAATCAGTTCGCGGTTGGAGTTATGGCGGGTTTGTGTGATGTTGTCGGCTACGAGGGATGTGAGCAGGGAGTCGATGGCTCCAAGTAGGGCCAACACCACTCCGGCGCGAAGCAGTTCAGGAAGGTATTGGGTGAAGTTTGGAACTTGAATGCGTAGCCCTGCTTCGGGTATGTCCCCAATCCTGGTGATGGCTTCTAGACCCATCGATTGCAGACGTTCATCGTTGAACAGCACCAACGAAAGAGGGGTTACCAGCAACAACGCCAGCAGCGGTGATGGCACCCACTGTCTGATGCGAGCCGGAGTTAAAAAAACCACGGCCAAGGTCATCAAGCCCACAGCTATGGCGGCCGGGTTGGGTTGAAACCCTGCGATCAAACCGTCCAGAGACGACAGCACTCCTCCTCGGGTACTGATGCCAAGAAATGGTCCGATCTGTAGGACGAGAATGATGAAGCCGATGCCAGACATGAATCCCGACACAACCGAATACGGCACAAGGGTGATGTAACGGCCCAGCCTCAAAACCCCAAGAAGCGCTTCAAACAGTCCACCCAAGACAACGGCTGCCATCACCAACGGCAGCAGTTCACCTGCATTCAGGTCTGTTGATACCCCAACGGCAGCCAGACTGGAGACGACCCCAGCAACGGTGACACTCATTGGGCCAGTAGGGCCGCTCACCTGGGCGGGGGTTCCTCCGAACAAAGCCGCCAGAAATCCGGCAACGATGGCGCCGTACAAGCCATAGATGGCTCCACCTGGTCCAAGGGCTGCGTTGCCGAATGCAAGGGCGAGCGGCAAGGCCACCACAGCTGCTGTGATGCCCCCCAGCAAGTCGCCACGAAGATTGCGTCTGTGAAGGCCGTGGATCAGCGGCATCTCAACGCATGCCGCTCCAACTGGCGAGGTCCGCCAAGGATTGGATTCCTTCCCGACGTGATCCATCCGGCATCACCCAGGTGGGGTAGGCACGAATGTTTGCCGTTGTGCATTCAGCAGCTTGTTTGGGCAGCTGCTTGGGCTTGCGGCATTCGACGTAGGGGACGTCGGCACCGGCCTGCTTCCCAAACAGATTCATTTGTCGGAAACATGCGGGGCAGGTCCAGGACCCGTAAAACCTCGCGCCGATGCTGCGTAAATGGTCCGCTAACGCAATCGCCTCGCTGTTCGACTCGCGCAGGGGCTCACCGATCGTTCCCTTCCAGCCAGCGGAAACGGACATTGCGCTGCCCAGGCTGAGGCCGATGAGCAGGACTGCTGGACCGATCGGCTTCATGCCGCCTCTTGCGTTATGGACCGAAACTAGGTGGGAGATTCACGTTCGGGCTTCCCTCCATGGCGAATCCACACGGGTGAGCAATGGACTGGGACACTGCAAGACGAACGCCGAGTGGTTGAACGGAGGCCATGGCCGGCAGCGGATACAAGGACTATTTCCAGGTTCTCGGCGTTGATCGCAGCGCCGATGCAGGAGCGATCAAGCGCGCTTTCCGAAAGCTGGCAAGGCAGTATCACCCCGATGTGAATCCTGGTGATCAGGCTGCCGAGGCCAAGTTCAAGGAAGTGAGTGAGGCTTATGAGGTGCTTTCCGATCCGGAGAAGCGCCGTAAATATGAACAGTTCGGCCAGTACTGGAATCAGGCCGGTGGCATGGGCGGTGGTGGTGTTCCCGGAATGGACGTTGACTTCGGGCGTTACGGCAATTTCGACGATTTCATCAATGATCTACTGGGGCGCTTCGGAGGCCCAGGCGCCGCTTCTGGCTTCCAGGGAGGGGGCTTCCCACGCGGTGCACAGGCGACTCGTGCGCCAGTGAATCTCGATGCAGAAGCCACGGTGAGTGTGAGTTTCTCCGAAGCCTTCCGCGGTACAGAACGCACCTTGTCTGTGAATGACGAACGGGTGCAGGTTCGAATTCCAGCGGGAGTTCGCAATGGTTCAAAACTTCGCCTCAAGGAGAAGGGGAACCTTCAGCCAGGGACCGGCCGTCGCGGCGACCTCTATCTCAATCTCAACGTTCAGGCCCATCCTGTGTGGCGACTCGATGGCGATCAGCTGCGGGCCGATCTACCGGTGAGTGTCGATGAGCTGGCGCTGGGTGGCACCGTCAGCGTGATGACGCCTGATGGTGAGGCCCAGGTGAATGTCCCTGCCGGAACAGCGCCTGGCCGCAGTCTCCGTCTGAAAGGGAAGGGCTGGCCTGGTCGTGGCGGGCGTGGTGACCTGCTGCTCACGCTCACTCTCGAATTCCCCAAGAGTTGGTCGGCAGCTGAACAGCAGCTACTGGACCAGCTGCGTCAGAGCCGTTCCCAGGACCCCCGTCAGGCGTGGATGCGGTCCGCCGCACTCTGAATTGAGGCCCATGGGGCCAGATCTACGATCGACGGCTGGTTCTCGGGACTGATGGAACTCACTTACCGCCCCCGCCGCCTGCGCCGCACCCCTGCCCTAAGGGCCATGGTGCGCGAAACCAGTCTTTCGGCTGCCGACTTCATCTACCCCTTGTTTGTGCATGAGGGAGCTGAAGTGGAGCCCATTGGTGCCATGCCCGGCGCCAACCGTTGGAGTCTTGCGGCGCTCACCGGAGAGGTTCAGCGCGCCTGGGATCTGGGTGTGCGTTGCGTGGTGCTGTTCCCGAAGGTGGCAGAGGGCCTCAAGACGGAAGACGGTGCCGAATGCTTCAACGAAAACGGTTTGATTCCCCGTGCCATTCGGCAACTCAAGAGCCAGCTTCCGGAGATGGCGATCATGACGGATGTGGCTTTGGATCCTTACTCCTGCGATGGCCACGATGGAATCGTGAGTGAACAGGGGGTTGTTCTCAACGATGAAACGATCGATCAACTCTGCAAACAGGCCGTTGTTCAGGCCGGAGCAGGTGCCGACCTGATCGGGCCGAGCGACATGATGGACGGTCGGGTGGGTGCCTTACGGGAAGCCCTGGACGACGAGGGTTTCGAGCATGTGGGGATTATCAGTTACACCGCCAAGTACTCCTCCGCTTATTACGGACCGTTCCGTGAGGCCTTGGATTCAGCCCCACGAGTTGCTGGCAGCAAGCCAATCCCGAAGAACAAGGACACCTATCAGATGGATCCGGCCAATGCCCGTGAAGCCATCACCGAAGCCCAGCTCGATGAGCAGGAGGGCGCCGACATCATGATGGTGAAGCCAGGTCTGGCGTATCTCGACATCATTCACCGACTGCGGCAGGAATCGGAGCTCCCAATCGCTGCCTACAACGTGAGTGGTGAGTACTCAATGGTGAAGGCGGCTGCCGAGCGGGGCTGGATTGATGAGCGGGCTGTGGTTCTTGAAACCTTGCTGAGTTTCAAGCGCGCTGGTGCAGATCTGATCCTCACGTATCACGCCTGTGATGCAGCTACATGGCTGCGCGGCGGCTGAGCGATTTCGCATCGCAGATCCCCAGAATGGAGACCGATTCGCATCTCCTCATGCTCGATGGCAACGGTTGATCGTTTAGGCCACGTCGCCATTCGCGTCGAGGACGTTTCCCGCGCGGTGGAGTTCTACACCGGCCTGGGGATGCGCCTGGTCTGGGAAGCGGAGGATTGGTGTTACCTGGAAGCCGGTCCGGGCCGCGATGGACTCGCCCTGCTAGGGCCGGGATACAAAGCTGCCGGTCCACACTTCGCCTTCCATTTCCGCGATCGCGACGAGGTGGATGTGGTGCACGCGCGCCTCAAGGCAGCAGGTGTGTTCGTGGGTGCCGTCCACGATCACCGCGACGGAACAGCCTCCTTCTATCTCAAGGATCCCGACGGCAATTGGTTGGAAATGCTTTATGAACCTCCCGGTGGCATCCCTTCCAACTGCAGCTGAACCCGCCGTCATTCCGGACCGGGCGCTGCGGGAAACCCTTGAGCTCCTGGAATGGCCGCTGCTCTGTGAGCACCTGTCGACCTTCGCTGCCACAACGATGGGGCGAGATGCTGCGCGCAAACTGCACCTCCCCGACGATCTGACGAGCAGTCGCACGGCGTTGTCCGAAACCGTGGAACTGCTGACGTTGGATGAACTCCAGGAGGGAGGCCTCAGTTTCCGTGGGGTGCGGGATCTGCGTCCTGTCGTGCTGCGATGCAGCAAGGGAGGAGTCGCCTCTGGAGAGGATCTGCTTTCTGTGGCTGAGACCCTCGCCACGGCAAGGCGTCTACGCAGACAGATTGTGGACCCTGACTTGCGTCCGGCCTGCACAACGCTGGTTGGAACGATGGTGACCCTGCCGGAGCTGGAACAGCGCCTCAAGTCCGTCTTGGAGGAGGGAGGTCGTGTAGCGGATCGAGCCAGTGCCCATCTGGCCGGGTTACGCCGGCAATGGAACGAGGGGCGTCAGGAGCGTCGTGACAAACTGCAGGAGCTGATGCGGCAGCTGGCTCCGGTTCTGCAGGACACGGTGATTGCGCAACGCCATGGTCGGCCTGTGCTGGCGGTGAAGGCCGGCGCTGTCGGTCGGGTTCCGGGTCAGGTTCACGACAGCTCGGCCTCCGGCAGCACCCTGTTTGTCGAACCGCGCTCCGTGCTCAACATCGGCAACAGGCTGGTGGATCTCGAGGGGCGCATCCGAGATGAAGAGCAGCGTGTGCTGACGGAGCTGAGTCAGGAGGTCGCCCTATACCAGGAGCCGCTCAGCGTTCTGAGCGCGGTGCTGCAACGTCTCGATCTGGCTCTCGCGCGAGGTCGTTACGGCCGTTGGCTCGGTGCAGCCGTGCCGATCCTGGATGAGCAGCCTGAGGCACCGTTCCGACTCGATCATTTGCGTCATCCGCTGCTGGTTTGGCAGGAGAAGAGGTCGGAAGGACCGTCGGTTGTGCCGATTTCAATCGAGGTCAGCCAGAGCATGCGCGTGGTGGCGATCACTGGCCCCAACACGGGTGGCAAAACCGTCACCTTGAAAAGCATCGGCCTGGCAGCCCTGATGGCCCGTGCAGGAATGCTGCTGCCCTGTTCCGGTCAGCCCACCCTGCCCTGGTGTGCGCAGGTGCTGGCGGACATCGGTGATGAGCAGTCCTTGCAGCAGAGCTTGTCCACCTTCAGTGGCCACGTGAAGCGAATCGGTCGCATTCTCGATGCCCTGCAGAAGGGACCGGCACCGGCTCTCGTTCTCCTCGATGAGGTCGGTGCAGGGACAGATCCCAGTGAAGGGACCGCCCTGGCCACGGCCCTGCTCAAGGCTTTAGCGGATCGAGCTCGGCTCACGGTGGCGACCACCCACTTCGGTGAGCTGAAGGCGCTCAAATACAGCGACAGCCGCTTCGAAAACGCCTCCGTAGCCTTCGATGTCGAAACCTTGTCGCCCACCTATGAGTTGCTGTGGGGCATCCCTGGGCGAAGTAACGCGCTTGCGATTGCCAGCCGACTGGGCCTCGATCAGCAGGTGCTGAATCAGGCCCAAGAGCTGTTGGCTCCCGCTGGTGACGGTGAGGTGAACAGCGTGATTCGTGGTTTGGAGGAGCAGAGGATGCGGCAGCAGTCGGCTGCGGAGGATGCCGCGGCACTGCTGGCGCGCACCGAACTTCTTCACGACGAACTGCTGCAGCGCTGGCAGAAGCAGAAGCAGCAATCGGTTGAGCGGCAGGAAAAAGGTCGTCTGCGGCTTGAGCAGTCGATTCGTGAAGGACAGAAGGAAGTGCGATCCCTGATCCGTCGGCTACGGGATGGACAGGCCGACGGCGAAACAGCTCGTAAGGCAGGTCAACAGCTGCGCAAACTCAAGGATCGGCATCGACCGGAACCGGAGCGGCGTCAGCAGCCGGGCTGGCGTCCCCAGGTGGGAGATCGCATCCGATTGCTGGCACTTGGCAAAGCCGCCGATGTTCTGGAGATCTCCGACGACGGTTTGCAGCTGATTGTGCGTTGTGGCGTGATGCGCAGCACGGTGGAGCTGAACGCAGTTGAGAGCCTGGATGGTCGCAAGCCTGCTCCTCCGCCTCAACCTGTGGTGAAGATTCAAAGTCGCCGCGGTGTCGGTGGCAGTGGCGGTGCTCAGGTCCGCACGGCCCGCAACACGGTTGATGTTCGTGGATTACGGGTTCATGAGGCCGAGGCGGCTGTTGAGGACCATCTCCGACAAGCGGATGGCCCGGTCTGGGTGATCCATGGCATCGGCACGGGCAAGCTGAAGCGGGGACTTCGCGCCTGGCTGGAGACGGTGCCCTATGTCGAGCGGGTCACGGATGCGGATCAAGGTGATGGTGGACCTGGGTGCAGTGTGATCTGGATGGCATAAAGGATCCACTGATCAACTCTTCAGCGGGTTCTCATTGGATTCCCCCCAAATGGGGGATTCAGCGACGATTGATGAACGCGAGAGTGTGCATATCCGAGGCGAGAGCCTCTCAATCTCCACTCGATTCATGCACGATGTTGTTCAAGGATTCGGAGGAGTCCTTCTTGGCGCCGTCGCTGGTTCGCTCTTGGCAGCAGGATCATTTCTGGCCATTGAAACGCAGTTGCCAGCTTTGATTCCAGCGAGCTCGACGGCCGTGATTGATCGCACAGTGCAGGGTTAACGCATCACAAATGCACCATGAATGTCGGGAAGCCTGATGTCGCACGGGCAGGCGGCTGAAAGCCATACAAAACCCATCAGGGGAAGGCAGGGCGGTTTGATTGTGCCGATCCATCTCCCGACAAAACATCTCGTTTGTAGGTGCTTCGTGAGTGCTTCATCAGTGAGCAACATCACAGACAGTCTTGATCTGTGTGGCCAGGCAGTGATCAAAAAGCCAGGAGGGTTGGTGTGTTCGAGGCCCGGCCTCACCGCCACGCGCTCTCCGTGAATCTCAGCCATTCCCTCACCGGCGCTGCCATTTCCCTGCTTGGTGCGTCCTGTCTTTTGGGCACTCCGGACGACTCCAGAAACGCTTGGGTGGAGACTGGCAGTCAGGCGGAATCATCGTCCCCCCTGGTGAGCTATCAATTCTCTTCTTCGGGACGATCCGATGTTCAGTTCGAGAAGGACTAGCCCTGATCCCAGAGATGCCAAGCATTCTGTGGTGGACAGGCTAATGTGTGATTACCGCTGTGACTACTGCCACGCCATATCTCGTCAAGCTGCCGGGAAGGTCAGGGTTTTACTTCCAGAGGAAGGTTCCTGCTGATCTGGTCAAATCCATTGGCAAACGCCTATGGCGATGGAAGGCAGGGAACACGCTCATAGAGGCTCGCAAGGCCGTTGTAGAGGCTTTGCATAAGACAGACGTCTTTATTGCTGAGCACCGTGGAGAGGTGACTCCAGAGCTGTTAGAGGCCATAGACAACAACCAAACCAGCAACCCTCTGACTGTCACCACCAGGGACTTCAAAGAAGTGGATGAAGAGGAGGTGGAGGTCACCGTTACGGAGCAACTGACTCCAGAGGAGCTATATCCACGTCATTCAGCAGAGGACGCTCACAGGCTTGTACAGAGGCAGGCAGGCAAAGGTAGAAGTGCTGAGGATTTACTACGTCAGGCAATACGGCTTAAGCAGCCTGCATTGACAACACAGAAGGGTTGGGAGCGTTACCTAAGCAAGACACTGGTCATATATTCCCTGGCCTGTATGACGAGAAGTATTCAAAGTGAGGTAATGGTATGCATTGGCATCACTTCATAGACATCAGTCCTAAAGCCTTAGAGATGCCGTCGCGACGGCGTTAAGAGATGCTGATGTTAATGAGAGAGTCTTTGGAGCAATCCTTGGACATACTCCTAAGTCGAGCATTGGTGTCTATGGGTCAGTGTCTATGGAGGCTAAGCAAAAAGCACTGGAGGCATTGATTAAGTAGGAAGGACTATCCGTCCACTGAGGCATCCACGACGCCTTGCTTTGAAGACGTGCTGGATGGAGATGATTATTTAAAACTCAACTAGGCTTCCTAGATCTAATAATCCTTCTGCAGCCTTTTCTGCCTCGCTATAGGAACCGTAACCCCAGGCAAAGGAAACTGTGGCCGAACTTTCCCAATCAGGCATAGATCCACAATTACTCTTTTTGCCTTTGATGACCATTTGATCGGAACTACTTTTGATCCTTTGAATTTTAAACGAGCAAAATTCATCTTCAAAGGAAGGCTTATAACTGATGATGCTATCTCCATATTTTTTGAAATTCTTCTTATGCATCTTCGCCATTTCACCTGCATATTCATGATTGATCACCAGATCGGCTTTCCCTTTGCGTTTAGGCTTGATAAGAACGTCGTCGTACGTGGCTGTTGATACGCTCTTTTTTGTTTTCGCCATAGGAATCAAGAAATTTTACTAACAATATCATAAGCTCCTGAAGCAGGCAAAGTTATTTCTCACATTCAAAACAAAAGGCCCGGACGTAATGCCTGGGCCTTTGTTTATAGGATCGGCTGGGCAGACATACAATGGAATTGTGTCGCTCTAGTCGGACATTGTCACAGCTGAATAGAGAGTTTTGATGTCACTAGAGTTAAGCCTGAGCACATAGAAGACTTCAGCTACGTATCGTTTGCTTGATTGCTTAACCACAGAACCACAGAGCGAGGCATCACCAACATTCGTTGTCTCGTCTGAAGTATTGGTTAGCCGTAAGCTAACGGAGAAAGTATTGATTAAGTTAAAGCAATTGATGTCTTTGATGATGAGAAGAAACTGAATTCTTGTCGAGAGGTCGATAGCGGCAATCACAAAAGCCCCCTGCTTTTCCCTTGCGGGTTTTGTATTGCTTTCAGCCAATAGGCTTCAGGGACCAATTGTGACCATGCTCAGAGATCAGGACTTCAAAGAGATAATTATCAGACTAATGGTTGGTCAAAGCTTTATCAATGTCCACCCCAGCTCTAGCTGCAGGAACTGTGACAAGTTCGTTCAGATGATCAACGGCATGAGATGATGACTAATGTCTTAAGCGACATGCATTTAAATTGCATCACTTCTTTAGGAGGGAGGTAAAAACTGCCAGTAGATCCAAACAGCAAATATCGTCAAAGGCAAATCAACCAGAATCTAGTTAGCAATCTTTGTCTCCTCATATGTTTTGCAAAAAGGTATTTTGATTCTCCAGCCACCAGCCTTTTCAATCCAATAATTATGCTCTCTTTGTTTATATCGAATCTCTCTGAAGAAGATGAAGTATTTTGTTTCGCGTATTCTTACACCCAACCCTCGGTCAAGCTCTACATCACTCCACTCATAGCTTTCATCTTCGACAAATTCACCTTTTTTGAAGCGAGTCCATGACCAGTGAGTGAAAGTGCCGGAGAATTGGAAATTCATATTACTGGATATAGGTGAAGTCTATTCATTGCATAATTTTATCCATTATTTCCAAAAGAGCCATTGCCTCCTGGAGCATCTCCGGAATCAATGGAATCCGAATCCCCCAAACTGGTAGTCATTGCGCCTGACGAACCCCCCAAAGGGACTAGAGGCTCACCCCAAGGTGCCAGGCAATCAGCCTGTCCTTCTCGTCTTCAGTCAAGAAAGGGTCAAGTCAGTCCAGTAGCAGCTCAGTCACTGCAGGCTCTCCAAGGTCTTCGATGCCCCCATAGAGCCAGCGTTTGAAAAGGTCAGGGTCATTGGCGCGAAGAGCAGCAACCAGCTCCCCCATCAGGAACAACGCAATGCGGGTGTCTTGAGGCATGGGTCAGACGTGACTGCCTTGAGTGTTCCCCGCTGTTTTGGGTTTACGGAATCTCCCTTACATACTTCCTGTATTGAGGTGGATTCCACTGCTTGAGGAAGGTGGAAAACCTCATCGTGTGATTACAGGACTAATCCCTAACACTGGTTCTTCACCCATTCAGCAGGGCGTCGATTGCCAAGTTCTACTGCTTTTCTCCAATCATCACATGCACCCTCAAGATCAGCTGCCCTTTCTCTATTTAGACCACGATTCAAATAAGCAGCACTCTGAGAAGTATCATTCTCTATCGCCTTTGTGTAATCAGCGCTTGATCCTTGATAATCTCCTAGTTTAAACCTGGCAATACCACGATTGTTATAGGCAATAGCATTCTGAGGATTAATCTCTATTGCCTTGGTGTAATCATCAATTGCTCCTTGATAATTGCCCGCCTCGTATTTCTCTAGTCCTTGATCAAAATACTGCCTTGCTAATGGGTTTGCATTTGCAGTAATCAATGGAGATCCAAGTGCAAGCACGGACAATGCTGCAGCAATGGCAATAGTCCGGCGTGACATAGAAAGAATTTTCTGCTCCTCTGTGAGCTTAGGTGTAACCAAGTGCTCCAGGCAATAAAAACCCCTCGAAGCAAGCGGGGTGGTATGTGTGAGGTTTTGTCGGGAGATGGAAAGCAACAATCAAACTGACCTGTCTTTCCCTTGTGGGTTTTGTATGACTTTCAGCCTTCATCACTTGGTCTCAGATAGTTAGTCGTATGGGGCAATGCCGCTTGATCACTAACCTCGCCCTTTCATTCATCATCTCCTGAACAACACCATCAATCTCTAATCCCGCCCCGTCGTCATCACATAACGCCAGCCGAAATTCAGCCAACATCACACT
Coding sequences within:
- a CDS encoding endonuclease MutS2, whose protein sequence is MNLPVASLPTAAEPAVIPDRALRETLELLEWPLLCEHLSTFAATTMGRDAARKLHLPDDLTSSRTALSETVELLTLDELQEGGLSFRGVRDLRPVVLRCSKGGVASGEDLLSVAETLATARRLRRQIVDPDLRPACTTLVGTMVTLPELEQRLKSVLEEGGRVADRASAHLAGLRRQWNEGRQERRDKLQELMRQLAPVLQDTVIAQRHGRPVLAVKAGAVGRVPGQVHDSSASGSTLFVEPRSVLNIGNRLVDLEGRIRDEEQRVLTELSQEVALYQEPLSVLSAVLQRLDLALARGRYGRWLGAAVPILDEQPEAPFRLDHLRHPLLVWQEKRSEGPSVVPISIEVSQSMRVVAITGPNTGGKTVTLKSIGLAALMARAGMLLPCSGQPTLPWCAQVLADIGDEQSLQQSLSTFSGHVKRIGRILDALQKGPAPALVLLDEVGAGTDPSEGTALATALLKALADRARLTVATTHFGELKALKYSDSRFENASVAFDVETLSPTYELLWGIPGRSNALAIASRLGLDQQVLNQAQELLAPAGDGEVNSVIRGLEEQRMRQQSAAEDAAALLARTELLHDELLQRWQKQKQQSVERQEKGRLRLEQSIREGQKEVRSLIRRLRDGQADGETARKAGQQLRKLKDRHRPEPERRQQPGWRPQVGDRIRLLALGKAADVLEISDDGLQLIVRCGVMRSTVELNAVESLDGRKPAPPPQPVVKIQSRRGVGGSGGAQVRTARNTVDVRGLRVHEAEAAVEDHLRQADGPVWVIHGIGTGKLKRGLRAWLETVPYVERVTDADQGDGGPGCSVIWMA
- a CDS encoding VOC family protein — encoded protein: MATVDRLGHVAIRVEDVSRAVEFYTGLGMRLVWEAEDWCYLEAGPGRDGLALLGPGYKAAGPHFAFHFRDRDEVDVVHARLKAAGVFVGAVHDHRDGTASFYLKDPDGNWLEMLYEPPGGIPSNCS
- a CDS encoding tetratricopeptide repeat protein translates to MVTPKLTEEQKILSMSRRTIAIAAALSVLALGSPLITANANPLARQYFDQGLEKYEAGNYQGAIDDYTKAIEINPQNAIAYNNRGIARFKLGDYQGSSADYTKAIENDTSQSAAYLNRGLNRERAADLEGACDDWRKAVELGNRRPAEWVKNQC
- a CDS encoding DnaJ C-terminal domain-containing protein, with translation MAGSGYKDYFQVLGVDRSADAGAIKRAFRKLARQYHPDVNPGDQAAEAKFKEVSEAYEVLSDPEKRRKYEQFGQYWNQAGGMGGGGVPGMDVDFGRYGNFDDFINDLLGRFGGPGAASGFQGGGFPRGAQATRAPVNLDAEATVSVSFSEAFRGTERTLSVNDERVQVRIPAGVRNGSKLRLKEKGNLQPGTGRRGDLYLNLNVQAHPVWRLDGDQLRADLPVSVDELALGGTVSVMTPDGEAQVNVPAGTAPGRSLRLKGKGWPGRGGRGDLLLTLTLEFPKSWSAAEQQLLDQLRQSRSQDPRQAWMRSAAL
- the hemB gene encoding porphobilinogen synthase, with protein sequence MELTYRPRRLRRTPALRAMVRETSLSAADFIYPLFVHEGAEVEPIGAMPGANRWSLAALTGEVQRAWDLGVRCVVLFPKVAEGLKTEDGAECFNENGLIPRAIRQLKSQLPEMAIMTDVALDPYSCDGHDGIVSEQGVVLNDETIDQLCKQAVVQAGAGADLIGPSDMMDGRVGALREALDDEGFEHVGIISYTAKYSSAYYGPFREALDSAPRVAGSKPIPKNKDTYQMDPANAREAITEAQLDEQEGADIMMVKPGLAYLDIIHRLRQESELPIAAYNVSGEYSMVKAAAERGWIDERAVVLETLLSFKRAGADLILTYHACDAATWLRGG
- a CDS encoding vitamin K epoxide reductase, with the translated sequence MKPIGPAVLLIGLSLGSAMSVSAGWKGTIGEPLRESNSEAIALADHLRSIGARFYGSWTCPACFRQMNLFGKQAGADVPYVECRKPKQLPKQAAECTTANIRAYPTWVMPDGSRREGIQSLADLASWSGMR
- a CDS encoding SulP family inorganic anion transporter is translated as MPLIHGLHRRNLRGDLLGGITAAVVALPLALAFGNAALGPGGAIYGLYGAIVAGFLAALFGGTPAQVSGPTGPMSVTVAGVVSSLAAVGVSTDLNAGELLPLVMAAVVLGGLFEALLGVLRLGRYITLVPYSVVSGFMSGIGFIILVLQIGPFLGISTRGGVLSSLDGLIAGFQPNPAAIAVGLMTLAVVFLTPARIRQWVPSPLLALLLVTPLSLVLFNDERLQSMGLEAITRIGDIPEAGLRIQVPNFTQYLPELLRAGVVLALLGAIDSLLTSLVADNITQTRHNSNRELIGQGLANAAAGFFTGLPGAGATMRTVININSGGQTPISGMTHSLALLVVLLGAGPLASKIPTALLAGILIKVGLDIIDWGFLFRAHRLSGKTAFLMYSVLLMTVFWDLIWGVLIGMFIANLLTVDSITQVQLENIEADNPLDHDRPNQHTSDLNEEEQDQFDQCHGGVMLFSLRGPLSFGAAKGISDRMGLVENYKVLILDISNVPHLGVTATLAIERMVQEAKTNDRQAYVTGATGKVEKRLKQFGVGNLLPNRLEALHQANLLINNGQE